GCTCTTCGGCGATGAGTACGACGGGCTTGTCAGTCACAGCGGGTCCTCAAGACAGATCATGGAACATGGTCGAGGTGCACGACGCTGTGCGTGGCCCAGCCTACCTCGCGTCGCGGACCCGGCCCGATCCGGTCTCAGTCCGGACCCCCGCTCAGTTCGGTCGGTCGTCGAGCCCGCCCGTGTGCCTGGCCGACTCGCCGAGACCGGTGTTGGCCACGCTCGCCAGGCTCGGGAAGTGCCCCCCGCCGACCGCCGCACCCTCCTTGACCGCCTTCTCGATCGCGTTGAAGTCGTAGTCGCTGCTGTCGACCGTCTTGATCTTCGACCCCGCGGTGCCGAGGGCGCCGAAGATGTCATCGAGCACCTCGCCGAGCTTGCCCATCGAGCTGATGAGGTTCTTGAGGAAGGTGCCGATCTTCGCGGTCCACTCCGTGACCTTGGCGCAGATCTCCCCGATGGCCTTGGGCGCGAGCACCAGGCTCAGCAGCTGGGCCAGCTTGGAGAGTCCGTAGCCCACCAGCTGCGAGAAGCCGTCGCGCACGAGGGCGCGGACCCCGGCCACGAGCGCACCGGCCACCTCGACACCTGCCGCCACCCCGTTGACCACGGTGCCGAAGCCGTCGATGATCTCCGAGGTTGCTGCAGCCGGCGGTATCGGCCAATCCCGACCTCGCGGCGGACGGGCTCACCCGCGCGTCGATCGCAGCCCCCGACCGCATCAGCGCCCGCAGGGGACTCTGATCCGGCTCGACCTCACGCCTCCTGGCGCGCCACCGTTCCGCGCCGGGCGACGTACGTCACGACGAAGCCGATCAGCAGGGCGAAGAGCACGCCGAGGTTCGCGAACGCCCACGCGCCGTCCTTGCCGCCGAAGCCGAGGCCGAGGAGGTAGCCCTGCCAGTTGTTCCACGAGGCGTCGTCGGAGAACGTGTTGATGACGAACCCCCAGCCGACGAGCGATGCCACCACGAGGGTGCCGATCGAGACCCAGTCGAACGCGCCGTACCGACCGTTGGGGTCGAACAGGTCGACGTCGTCGTAGTCGCGTTTGCGGAGCGCGATGTCGGCGATCATCACGCCGGCCCAGGCCGCGAGCGGGACCCCGAGGGTGATCAGGAAGCTCTGGAAGGGGTTGATGAAGTTGTCGGCGAAGAAGACGACATAGATGGTGCCGATCGTGAGGAGTACGCCGTCGACGAAGGCCGCGTGCGGCCGGGCCAGGCGTACACCCAGGGAGAGGAGTGTCAGTCCCGAGGAGTAGATGCCGAGCACCGCGCCGCTGACCAGGGCCAGGATCGCCGCGAGCAGGAACGGTACGAGGAACCAGGTGGGCAGCAGGGTGGCGAGCGTGCCGATCGGGTCAGCGGCCACGCCGTCGAGGATCTCCGGCGACGAGCCGGCCAGCGCCAGCCCGAACACCACCAAGATGGTGGGCGCGAGCGCGCCACCGAAGGTGTTCCAGCCGACGATGGCGGCGTTGGACGCACCGCGGGACTGGTAGCGCGACCAGTCGGCGGCGATGTTGATCCAGCCCAGTCCGAAGCCGGTCATCACCATCACCAGCGCGCCGATCACCGCCTGGTTGGAGCCCGACGGGATCGCCTGCACGGCCGACCAGTCGATGTCGTCGATGGTGAGCACCATGTAGAGCACCGAGACGATGCCGGTGATCCAGGTCAGCCACGACTGCATCCGCATGATGACGTGGTAACCCGCGACGCTGGCGCTGACGATCAGTGCCGCAACCACGGCCGCGGCGACGATCTTGGTGCCGGTGCCGCCGCCCCAGCCGAGGCGGTCGAAGATGGTGGAGGTGGCGAGCACGGCCAGGATCGCGAGGAACGTCTCCCAGCCGATCGAGACCAGCCATGAGATGACGCCGGGGACCTTCTGGCCGGTGACGCCGAACGCCGCCCGGCTGAGGATCATCGTCGGCGCGGAGCCGCGCTTGCCAGCGATCGCGATGACTCCGCAGAGCGCGAACGACACGACGACGCCGACGACCGCGACCAGCACGCCCTGCCAGAACGAGATGCCGAAGTAGAGGATGAACGCCGCATAACTGAGGCCGAAGACGCTGACGTTGGCCGCGAACCACGGCCAGAACAGGTCGACGGGTCGCGCCGTGCGGTCGGCCTCGTCGATGATCTCGATGCCCGTCGTCTCGACACCGAGGCGGCGGGTCGCGTCCAGCGTGTGCTCGCTCATGGGTTCATCGTCGCGCACTCCGACATCGCCCGGTAGTCCAGTCGGAACTTGTCGTCTCGCGGGCCGTCGTACGACGAATTGCGACTGGACTATCCCGGCATCCGGGCGACGCTGATGGTCGCGCACGTTCGCGCGTCCCCGCATGACGATGCACCTCGACGCCGCGCAGGGCGAGGTGCTCGACACGCTCTCCAGCGCCCTGGACCTCGCCGGCTTCCGGACCAAGGACCGCGATGCCAGCGGCTTCCGGGCACGGCGCATCCCGTGGTTCGGCTGGCTGAGCTCCGCGGCCGTCTCACCCTGCGTGCTCCGGGTCAGCCTCACCGGCGGTGGTGTGGAAGTAGTCGTCGAGAACACCGGCGCCACCCCGGCGCCGCGGCGGGCAGCCGAAGGGCTGAGTGGGGCCATCGACGGCTTCCGCAGCCGCGGCGTCGCCGTAGACTGGAGCCAGTGGGAACCCGCTCTTCCCCCGCCCAATAGCTGACCCGCGAGCGGCCGACGGACGTTCGGGATCCGTCACATCTGGCCGGTCCCCGGCGCCGTACGCGCCGCTACTGTCGAGCCATGGCTGACAACGAGTGGGACTTCACGGGCCTCGAGGCCCTGTTCATCAACACCACCCTCAAGCGCTCCCCCGAGCTCTCAAACACGCAGGGGCTCGTCGACATCAGCGCGGCGATCATGGAGAAGCACGGCGTGAGCGTCGACCAGTTCCGGGCGGTCGACCACGACATCGCCACGGGTG
This is a stretch of genomic DNA from Nocardioides sp. InS609-2. It encodes these proteins:
- a CDS encoding cytosine permease: MSEHTLDATRRLGVETTGIEIIDEADRTARPVDLFWPWFAANVSVFGLSYAAFILYFGISFWQGVLVAVVGVVVSFALCGVIAIAGKRGSAPTMILSRAAFGVTGQKVPGVISWLVSIGWETFLAILAVLATSTIFDRLGWGGGTGTKIVAAAVVAALIVSASVAGYHVIMRMQSWLTWITGIVSVLYMVLTIDDIDWSAVQAIPSGSNQAVIGALVMVMTGFGLGWINIAADWSRYQSRGASNAAIVGWNTFGGALAPTILVVFGLALAGSSPEILDGVAADPIGTLATLLPTWFLVPFLLAAILALVSGAVLGIYSSGLTLLSLGVRLARPHAAFVDGVLLTIGTIYVVFFADNFINPFQSFLITLGVPLAAWAGVMIADIALRKRDYDDVDLFDPNGRYGAFDWVSIGTLVVASLVGWGFVINTFSDDASWNNWQGYLLGLGFGGKDGAWAFANLGVLFALLIGFVVTYVARRGTVARQEA